In the Cannabis sativa cultivar Pink pepper isolate KNU-18-1 unplaced genomic scaffold, ASM2916894v1 Contig1, whole genome shotgun sequence genome, one interval contains:
- the LOC133032953 gene encoding tetrahydrocannabinolic acid synthase-like, translating into MKYSSVSWFLCKLLLVYLLSFSIQTSQANPHNNFLQCFSKHISNNNTSLAKLIHTPNDSSFISLLNSTIQNLRFTSPTPKPLVIITPSNTSHVQACVLCSKKYGLQIRTRSGGHDFEGVSYVSKVPFVILDMRNLRSIIIDVDNKTAWVESGATLGELYYRIAEKNENLSFPGGYCHSVGVGGHFSGGGYGALMRKYGLAADNVIDAHLVNADGEFVDRKSMGEDLFWAIRGGGGASFGILLAWKIRLVPVPSKVTVLSVSKNLPINETVKIYNKWQNIAHKFDQDLLMVVRFLTVNSTDEHGKNMTTIQATFFSIFLGRVDKFLSLMQTNFPELGVVRKDCFETSWIEMIFFFNEFSSEDKLEVLLDPTNVVKGYFKGKLDYVRKPISEIVMVKLLEKLYEEDVGLAYIQMYPYGGKMSEIPESAIPFPHRAGVMYKILYWSQWEKEEESERHMNWVRSVYNYMTPYVSKNPRASYINYRDLDLGTNNEKGPISYEQASIWGKKYFNKNFKKLVQVKTKVDPTNFFRNEQSIPPLSPRFL; encoded by the coding sequence atgaagtactcatcagtaTCTTGGTTTCTTTGCAAACTATTATTAGTTTATCTTCTTTCATTCTCTATCCAAACTTCTCAAGCTAATCCTCACAACAACTTTCTTCAATGCTTCTCCAAACATATCTCCAACAACAATACATCACTTGCCAAACTCATACACACTCCAAATGACTCTTCATTTATCTCCCTTCTAAATTCAACCATACAGAACCTTAGATTCACTTCTCCAACACCAAAACCACTAGTTATCATCACACCTTCAAATACATCCCATGTCCAAGCCTGTGTTTTATGTTCCAAGAAATATGGCTTACAGATTCGAACTCGAAGCGGCGGCCATGACTTTGAGGGTGTCTCCTATGTGTCTAAAGTCCCATTTGTGATATTAGATATGAGAAATCTACGTTCAATCATTATAGACGTAGATAACAAAACTGCATGGGTTGAATCTGGAGCTACCTTGGGAGAACTTTATTATAGGATTGCTGAGAAAAATGAGAATCTTAGTTTTCCTGGTGGCTATTGCCATAGTGTTGGGGTAGGTGGGCATTTCAGTGGAGGAGGCTATGGAGCATTGATGCGAAAATATGGCCTTGCAGCTGATAATGTCATTGATGCTCACTTAGTCAACGCTGATGGAGAATTCGTTGACCGAAAATCAATGGGAGAAGATTTGTTTTGGGCCATTCGTGGTGGTGGTGGAGCAAGCTTTGGAATTCTTCTTGCTTGGAAAATTAGATTGGTTCCTGTGCCATCTAAGGTTACTGTATTATCAGTTAGTAAGAACTTGCCGATAAATGAAACtgtgaaaatttataataagTGGCAAAATATTGCTCACAAGTTTGACCAAGATTTGTTGATGGTAGTTAGGTTCTTAACTGTGAATTCTACTGATGAGCATGGGAAGAATATGACAACAATACAAGCTacattcttttctatttttcttggTAGAGTGGATAAGTTTCTTTCCTTGATGCAAACTAACTTTCCTGAGTTGGGTGTAGTAAGAAAAGATTGTTTTGAAACGAGTTGGATTGAAATGATCTTTTTCTTCAATGAATTCTCAAGTGAGGATAAATTGGAGGTTTTGCTCGATCCAACAAATGTAGTAAAGGGTTATTTTAAGGGGAAACTAGACTACGTTAGGAAGCCAATTTCAGAAATTGTTATGGTCAAACTTTTGGAAAAGTTATATGAAGAAGATGTAGGATTGGCATATATTCAAATGTACCCTTATGGTGGTAAAATGAGCGAGATTCCTGAATCTGCAATTCCATTCCCACATAGAGCTGGAGTTATGTACAAAATTTTATATTGGTCTCAGtgggaaaaagaagaagaaagtgaAAGGCATATGAATTGGGTTCGAAGTGTTTATAATTACATGACTCCATACGTGTCCAAAAATCCAAGAGCttcatatattaattatagAGACCTAGATTTGGGAACAAATAATGAAAAAGGTCCTATAAGTTATGAACAAGCAAGCATTTGGGGGAAAAAGTACttcaataaaaattttaagaaattagtTCAAGTGAAAACCAAGGTTGACCCGACTAATTTCTTTAGGAACGAACAGAGCATTCCACCTTTATCTCCACGATTTCTCTAA